Genomic window (Paraburkholderia phenazinium):
GTCGAACTGCTGCAGGCCGAGCGAATAGATCAGGTACGACAGGTTGGTGGTCGCCGTGCCTGGGCCGCCGCCGGTGGTCGTGTAGATTTCGGCGAAGATCGACAGCAGGAAAATGGTTTCCATCATCACCACCACCGCAATGGCCCGTTTCAGGTGCGGCAGCGTGATGTAGAAGAACATCGAGAAGGCGCCCGCGCCGTCGATCTTGGCCGCTTCCTTCTGCTCCTGGTCGAGCGACTGGATGGCGGTGAACAGGATCAGGAATGCGAACGGCAGCCACTGCCACGCGACGATCATGATGATCGCGGTGAGCGGATAGTCGGCGAACCAGTCGATCGGCTGCAGGCCGATCGCCCGCATGCCCTGGGCAATGAGGCCGTACACCGGGTGCAGGATCATGTTCTTCCAGATCAGCGCACTGACGGTCGGCATCACGAAGAACGGTGCGATGGCGAGCAGCCGCGCGACACCCTGGCCGTAGAACTTGCGGTCGAACAGCACCGACATCAGCACCCCGCCCACCACCGTAATCACCAGCACGGAGATGATCAATTCGAGGGTGTGGCCGATCGAAGGCAGGAACGACGGATCGGTCGCGAGGTACTTATAGTTGTCGAACCCGGCAAAACCCTTCTCATCGGGATTGAGCAGGTTGTAGTGCGTGAACGAAAACCAGATCGTCATCGCCAGAGGAATCGCCATCCACAGCACCAGCACGGCGGTGGACGGCGCCGCTAGCCAGCGAGCGGAATTGGCCTTGCGCGTTTCGCGCTCTTTTTCGGTCTGGGGATGGGCATGCATGAGAGGAAGGCGCAGAGGACGCATGATGTGACCACCTGTACGGTAAAGCGCGGGATAGCGCGGCGAATCCGGAGTGAGCCGGCACCGGCCCATGCAGTATGGACGCGGTGAGCAGGCTCGCCCAGAGAGCCGCGACGGCCCACTGTGCTGCCAAGGGCCGGCTGACTGGCGTCAGCCGGCGTGTTTCACGTCACTTCAGGTAGCCAGCCTGGCGCACTGCGCGCTCGGCTGTGGCCTGGCCAGCGGCCAGTGCCTGATCGACCGTCATCTGACCGGCAACCGCGCCGGAGATGCTCTGACCCACTACCGTACCGAACGACTGGAACTCAGGAATGCCGACGAACTGCACACCGGTGTACGGCACCGGCTTAAGCGTCGGATGATTCGGGTCCGCCGTTTCGATCGCCTTCAGCACGAAGTCGGCAAACGGAGCCGCCGCCTTGTACTCAGGACGGGCGTACGTCGACTGACGCGTTCCCGGAGGCGCCGAAGCCCAACCTTCGTCCTTCGCGACCATCTCGATGTATTCCTTCGAGGTCGCCCAGGCGATGAACTTCTTCGCCGCGTCGGCCTGCTTCGACGACTTCGGAATCGCCAGCGCCCATGCCCACAGCCAGTGCGCGCCGTGCGGCGTGACTTCGATCGGCGCCGCAGCAAAGCCCACCTTGTCGGCGATCTGCGACTGCTGCTTGTTGTACAGCATGCCGGCAGCCACCGTCGCATCGATCCACATCGCGCACTTGCCCGATGACATCAGCGTCAGGTTTTCGTTGAAACCGTTCGAGCTCGCTCCCGGAGGGCCGTCCTTCTGCAGCAGGTTCACGTAGAACGTGATGGCCTTCTTCCATTCCGGCGAGGTGAGCTGCGGGTTCCACTTCTCGTCGAACCAGCGGCCGCCGAAGGTGTTCACGACCGTCGTCGCGTACGCCATGTTTTCGCCCCAGCCCGCCTTGCCGCGCAGACAGATGCCGTAGATGCCGTTGGCCTTGTCGGTGAGCTTGTCGGCGAACTGCTGGATCTGGTCATAGGTCGGCTGGTCGGGCATGGTCAGCCCCTTCGCCGCGAACAGGTCCTTGCGGTAGTACGTCATCGAGCTTTCGACGTAGAACGGCAGCGCGTACAGCGAGCCGTTGTACGAGAGCCCTTCGCGCGCCGTCTTCACAACGTCGTTGAGGTCATAGGCGGCGGGCAGGTTCGTGATCGGGGTGAGCCAGCCGCGCTTGCCCCATTGCGGCGTCTCGTAGGCGCCGATCGTCATCACGTCGAACTGGCCGCTGCCGGTCGTGATGTCGGTGGTGGCGCGCTGACGCAGCACGTTCTCTTCAAGAATGACCCAGTTGAGCTTGATGTCCGGATTGGCCTGCTCGAACGCCGGCGACAGCTTCTTCAGCTCGATCATGTCCGGATTGTTCAAGGTCGCAATCGTCACCGTCGCGGCCGAGGCATTCAGTGCTGCGCACGCGACTGCTGCGGCGCCGACCGCCTTGAGCGCGGGTTTCATGGCTGCTTTCATCACTTGTCTCCTTTCTGGTACGTTATGTTTTACTGCGTTGTTATGCAAATTGGGAGGCGAGCCGGTCAGCTTCATGGCCTTAGCTCATCCAGTTGCCGCCGTCTACGTTCAGGGTTTGCGCGGTGATGTAAT
Coding sequences:
- a CDS encoding ABC transporter substrate-binding protein — its product is MKAAMKPALKAVGAAAVACAALNASAATVTIATLNNPDMIELKKLSPAFEQANPDIKLNWVILEENVLRQRATTDITTGSGQFDVMTIGAYETPQWGKRGWLTPITNLPAAYDLNDVVKTAREGLSYNGSLYALPFYVESSMTYYRKDLFAAKGLTMPDQPTYDQIQQFADKLTDKANGIYGICLRGKAGWGENMAYATTVVNTFGGRWFDEKWNPQLTSPEWKKAITFYVNLLQKDGPPGASSNGFNENLTLMSSGKCAMWIDATVAAGMLYNKQQSQIADKVGFAAAPIEVTPHGAHWLWAWALAIPKSSKQADAAKKFIAWATSKEYIEMVAKDEGWASAPPGTRQSTYARPEYKAAAPFADFVLKAIETADPNHPTLKPVPYTGVQFVGIPEFQSFGTVVGQSISGAVAGQMTVDQALAAGQATAERAVRQAGYLK
- a CDS encoding carbohydrate ABC transporter permease, with the protein product MRPLRLPLMHAHPQTEKERETRKANSARWLAAPSTAVLVLWMAIPLAMTIWFSFTHYNLLNPDEKGFAGFDNYKYLATDPSFLPSIGHTLELIISVLVITVVGGVLMSVLFDRKFYGQGVARLLAIAPFFVMPTVSALIWKNMILHPVYGLIAQGMRAIGLQPIDWFADYPLTAIIMIVAWQWLPFAFLILFTAIQSLDQEQKEAAKIDGAGAFSMFFYITLPHLKRAIAVVVMMETIFLLSIFAEIYTTTGGGPGTATTNLSYLIYSLGLQQFDVGLASAGGILAVVLANIVSFFLVRMLAKNLKGEYEK